Proteins encoded together in one Papaver somniferum cultivar HN1 unplaced genomic scaffold, ASM357369v1 unplaced-scaffold_21, whole genome shotgun sequence window:
- the LOC113339970 gene encoding uncharacterized protein LOC113339970, with protein sequence MARTNLIFSFAFAGFIMLSISHMALGVSQLTQVVPKAEPLVLKAPGATLEKNGKDQSDLQNGKFNRGGTEGLTAANGLARANDGGVLVADLNKGKVTHGPEYEHVKIADGAVSDDRISQVDTNNGQVTTSEKAKVNFPGVANVNTGTSIGVNIKNEKVYKDNVPAEKSNGNYK encoded by the exons atggCTAGAACAAATCTGATTTTCAGCTTCGCCTTTGCTGGTTTTATTATGTTGTCTATCTCAC ATATGGCGCTAGGGGTTTCCCAGCTTACTCAAGTGGTACCAAAAGCCGAACCGCTTGTCTTGAAAGCCCCAGGTGCAACCTTGGAAAAGAATGGTAAAGATCAATCAGACTTACAAAATGGTAAGTTTAACAGGGGTGGAACTGAAGGACTTACTGCAGCGAATGGGTTAGCCCGTGCGAATGATGGTGGGGTTCTAGTTGCGGACTTGAATAAAGGAAAGGTTACCCATGGTCCAGAATATGAACATGTAAAAATCGCAGATGGAGCGGTGTCTGATGATCGAATTTCCCAGGTGGACACAAATAATGGTCAGGTAACCACTAGTGAAAAAGCTAAGGTGAATTTCCCAGGTGTGGCAAATGTAAATACAGGTACGTCGATTGGGGTGAATATAAAGAATGAAAAGGTATATAAGGATAATGTGCCTGCAGAGAAGAGTAATGGAAACTACAAGTAG
- the LOC113339966 gene encoding protein SRG1-like has translation MMSCGSPPIVVPSVYELVKEEITEIPDRYIRTSDLDHTDDSTAKYNIPVDHSDDSIDKYTLPVIDVEGLLSGESVSADSELENLHSACQHWGFFQVVNHGISSLVTEKLKSEIQNFFELPVEEKRKLCQEPGNTEGFGQHFVVSDDQKLDWSDMFYITSLPTKLRKPHLFSGIPLLLREALEAYSLGLRNLNMILLGKMAKSLKMDSDEMEELFNDCSQRMKLSYYPPCPKSQQVLGMSPHSDAAALSIVLQLNETEGLQIRKDGKWIPVKPIPGALVVNIGDMIEIPSNGAYPSIEHRVMVNPTIERLSIATFHSINPDAEFGPALSLLNPPCKPALFRRETVEKYYQNFFALKLNGKTNNLDFMRIDHSS, from the exons ATGATGAGCTGTGGAAGTCCACCTATAGTCGTGCCTTCGGTGTATGAGTTGGTCAAAGAAGAGATCACCGAAATCCCAGATCGATACATCCGTACTAGTGATCTTGATCACACTGACGACTCCACAGCTAAGTACAATATACCTGTTGATCACAGTGACGACTCCATAGATAAGTACACTTTACCTGTTATCGACGTAGAAGGCCTGCTTTCTGGAGAATCAGTATCAGCAGATTCTGAATTGGAAAATCTTCATTCTGCTTGCCAGCACTGGGGCTTCTTTCAG gtggtaaaccatggaattaGCTCTTTAGTCACTGAGAAACTAAAGTCGGAAATACAGAATTTCTTTGAACTTCCAGTAGAGGAGAAAAGGAAGCTATGTCAGGAACCAGGAAATACGGAGGGATTTGGGCAACACTTTGTGGTTTCAGATGACCAGAAACTTGATTGGTCAGACATGTTTTACATAACATCCCTACCAACTAAATTGAGAAAGCCTCATTTATTTTCCGGGATACCGCTATTACTAAG GGAGGCCTTGGAAGCTTACTCCTTGGGATTAAGAAACCTGAACATGATTCTACTAGGGAAAATGGCTAAATCTCTAAAGATGGATTCTGATGAGATGGAGGAGTTATTTAATGATTGTTCACAGAGAATGAAACTGAGTTACTATCCTCCTTGTCCTAAGTCACAGCAGGTCTTAGGTATGTCACCTCATTCAGATGCTGCTGCTTTGTCGATTGTCCTTCAGCTTAACGAAACAGAAGGCCTTCAGATTCGTAAAGATGGAAAATGGATTCCTGTAAAACCCATCCCTGGGGCACTTGTAGTCAATATTGGAGACATGATTGAG ATTCCGAGCAATGGTGCCTATCCAAGTATCGAGCACAGAGTAATGGTGAATCCAACAATAGAGAGGCTTTCAATTGCCACATTCCATTCAATTAATCCAGATGCAGAATTTGGTCCAGCACTTAGCTTGCTCAATCCTCCATGTAAACCAGCTTTATTCCGAAGAGAGACTGTGGAGAAATACTATCAAAACTTCTTTGCTTTAAAACTTAATGGGAAGACCAATAACTTAGATTTCATGAGGATTGATCACTCCAGTTGA
- the LOC113340140 gene encoding protein SRG1-like, whose translation MSSESSPTVNVPSVHELVKKRSLKSQIDTSMVVSHRISSLVIEQLKSEIRNLFELPLEEKKKIWQQPGNMEGFGHHFVVSDRQKLDWSDMFYITALPINMRKPQLFAGIPLLLREALEAYSLGIKKLTMSLLGKMAKALNMDYDETEELFNDCSQRMRINYYPPCPKSQQVLGLSPHSDAAALTIVLQLNETEGLQIRKDGIWVPVKPIPGALVVNIGDMIEILSNGAYQSIEHRVIVNPTIERLSIASFHSINSDAELGPALSLIDPPCKPALFRREAVEKYYRTFFAQKLNGKANNLDFLRIENGRGDQSN comes from the exons ATGAGCTCCGAAAGTTCACCTACAGTCAACGTTCCTTCGGTTCATGAGTTGGTTAAAAAAAGATCACTGAAATCCCAGATCGATACATCCATG GTGGTAAGCCATAGAATTAGTTCTCTGGTAATTGAACAATTGAAGTCGGAAATACGCAACTTGTTTGAACTTCCATTGgaggagaaaaagaagatatgGCAGCAACCAGGAAATATGGAGGGATTCGGACACCACTTTGTGGTCTCAGATCGCCAGAAGCTTGATTGGTCAGACATGTTTTACATAACAGCTCTACCAATTAACATGAGAAAGCCTCAATTATTCGCTGGGATACCACTACTACTAAG GGAGGCATTGGAAGCTTACTCCCTGGGGATAAAAAAGTTGACCATGAGTCTACTGGGAAAAATGGCTAAAGCTCTAAATATGGATTATGATGAGACGGAAGAGTTATTCAATGATTGCTCACAAAGAATGAGAATAAATTACTATCCTCCATGTCCTAAGTCACAGCAGGTCTTAGGTTTATCCCCACATTCCGATGCTGCTGCTCTGACAATTGTACTACAGCTAAATGAAACAGAAGGCCTTCAGATTCGTAAAGATGGAATATGGGTTCCTGTAAAACCCATCCCTGGTGCACTTGTAGTCAATATCGGGGACATGATTGAG ATTCTGAGCAATGGTGCATATCAAAGCATCGAGCATAGGGTAATTGTGAATCCAACAATAGAGAGGCTTTCAATTGCCTCATTCCACTCAATCAATTCAGATGCAGAATTGGGGCCAGCACTTAGCTTGATCGATCCTCCATGTAAACCAGCACTATTCCGAAGAGAGGCAGTAGAGAAATACTACCGAACCTTCTTTGCTCAAAAACTTAATGGTAAGGCCAATAACCTAGATTTTTTGAGGATTGAAAATGGGCGAGGCGATCAGTCCAATTGA